Sequence from the Coregonus clupeaformis isolate EN_2021a unplaced genomic scaffold, ASM2061545v1 scaf2665, whole genome shotgun sequence genome:
gagggattgatccccacaatgtaatcttgataattcctgacagtctcatacaacaggaatgggttctccctcctctatacaaccacctggaattattcatgtgacttttgagcaaacattaggtctcacacgtatacaaccttacatgattattggtgttgtatcggtaacctggagtttataaggctccagaacggatagagttacagcaaaatctacagttgtttgtgacttttgacttaactaatattctatttctcacacatgctattttaattccttctggtgtactttttgtatttgtttaacccggattatttgttgactgctcaataatctcttacaggttacatcccataggtgtacttttaatagttccttctatttcaacaccgggtagtttcttttggtaatggcctattaccgtgaatcattacggacccaccaccaggttgactagtcccccagaattatctcatactttacggaggagtctatcctcacaatgtaatcttgataattcctgacagtcaaccccacatttcacttggctacgcattgatcaatttgctacttttcaatattttagcaagtcctcaaatcaatttcaccaagttaatgaataaagactactgaccttatccttgcagccgagattcaatgtaggtttggattccgtcaccgtctctgtcattaatcaggtgtcctctggcctgttttaacccttaatgtcaaagggcaggactttctatttacgaatgtatcattcgcccgtcgacggttttcagagttacctggaatgacagaaacagggtattggaatccggctcgaaggaccaagctgttacgtgaattatttaacaaactattttagtgtctctgtgcgtctcccaaaaggttgtaagtcttttgggatttaagtaacgcccagagtcccggtctgcatggtcagagatatttattcattgagaattctgccatcacaatttcagagtccatcttttatactcatacgtcatacaaaaataaatcccttccctctgtaggcaggctgtagttttccactctaaaactgctctactgaccttcagttcacacacacacacacatatacacacatgcatacacacatacatacacacacacacacacatatcctactccctgctttactcagttattgccgttctcacaatattctgcaccatgttttcataagtttctcccctccctaaattgggaggcctctttatcttagtttctcagttgtctttgttgtctggcctgactcttactcacattgctaaatagtggctcaatgccatagcctttactggtcctacactcacacattatacacagtttcagggtgtaataattagtcattaataattaatctatcaaggGGGCAGGAAGGCTTGTGGACAGATCatcactgtgtgagtgtgtgtgagagtgagtgtgtgtgtgagctctgtGGGGCTGGGGAGGCAGGTTGCATGGCTGGGAGGATGAGGAGTTCTCCCCCATCACCCTAGGAGGGGGCAGGAAGGCTGAATCAAAGCTCCGCTGGGGTTTCAGAATCCCCTTTGGTTTCTTCCTCTCGACCTGGCCTATGGAGGAAGAGGAAATGGAGGCGGCAGTGGTGGTGTTGATGGCAGTTATAGTGCAAACTGGACTACATGCTCCCAGTGCACTCTGGGGGATAGCATTCTCCTTACGCGACTTCCTTAAACTTGACCTCTCCCCCTCGACCTCCTCCCTCCCCCGTGATCACCCTTCAGGGGGAAGCTGAAGTAGAACGGGTGAGGGTGAGGAGAAGGGTCAGAGTTCGGGCAACTGGTTGCCGTGGCAACCCGGTTCTGCCAGTCGATGAAGCGGGCGAGCAGCGGGGAGGGCAGTCCTGGTGGGGGATGAGGGGCAGTCACACACACTGTCCTCGTAGCCCCAGTTGACCCACCAGTGCTTGGCTATGTCCTCCACCGTGGCCCTCTCCTCTACACGCACTGTCAGTAGCCAGTCAATCAGGGCACAGGCATCTGTGTGCAGGGTACAGACACAGACAGGGCGTCAGTACAAACACCAGGGTTTACAGGACAGTCATGGACTAACAGGTTTACAGTTCATTGTGAGGCTGCAGGTGATGTGTAGGCTTACCTGAGGGAGGGATTGGTCTGCTGTACCGTCCCTGGCTGATCTGCTCTGTGAGCACTCTGTAGCTGGCCCCGTCAAACGGCATACTGCCGTACACCAACGCATACAGCAAGACTCCCATGGCCCAGCAatccacctgacacacacacgcccaggagaaacacagggaaacattgtaagtaagagggtgtgtgtgtgtgtgtgtgtgtgtgttgtcctccCACCTCTGGGCCGTGATAGGGCAGTCCCTTGACTATCTCTGGGGAGGCATAGAGAGGACTCCCACAGTACGTCTGGAGCAAATTGTCCTTCTTAAAGTGGTTGGACAGGCCAAAGTCAGCCagctacacacagagagagaggtagaaagagagagagagagagagagagagagagagagagagagagagagagagagagagagagagagagggggggagagagagggggagagagagagggagagagagagagagaggatgagaggagagagagagagagagagagagagagagagagagagagagagagagagagagagagagagagagagagagagagagagagagagagagagagaggcattttAGGTTAGCTATTGACCAAAGGAAATCAAATTTTTATATTTCTATAAAATAGTTTTTGACAGCTGAGCACCAGTGACTGAAGTGACATACAATATAGTGAATGTATCCTTAATGTCATGAGATAACATCAGGGACATGTTGTACTGTAGACCCCAGGCCAGACTGCTGTCAGCTGTTACGTGGAGTCAAGAAGCACACGTAATGATGATGTAATGGGCTAATTAGTCAGTGAGaaagtaacacacacacgcacgttacAAATTCCATCCCGGTGACTGTGCTTTCCCCATATTAACCTTGAGGTAGAACACAACAACCCACCACAACACTCCATTCAGTTATTTTCAAAGGGCCAGAAATAGACGTGCGGTCAGGTTTTGCCAACGCAAGGCAGATGATAGAGGAGAGGGCCAAGAACAGCATCCAACAAACACTAATGTATCAGGACCTCAGAAGTGTGAGGGCCCAGGAATGCCAGACTGTAGCCTGAGGACCAAGGTCGTCATTGCTATCTGAGTGAATAGGTCGTCATTGCTATCTGAGTGAATATTAACACGCACGTGCCCTAGTGGCACTGACAATAGAAAGACCTATTGCCTATCCTAGATCAAAATTACCCTTGACCTTACACACAATTATCTCCTCTGCAccttctgttgtgtgtgtgtgtgtgtgtgcatacgcaCGCGCGTGCGTgtactgtacagatgtaggatcttaatttgaccagtgttgtcccagcaaaataatcctgcagcaacaggatttgaacatttagtccataatgttgcttgatcagtggttaggctattagctggccaaaattaggctacatgaaaagtgcaatactgttaatataaccgtgtgttagtgtTTGTTTTCAGTGAATGTTTTATGTCAATCATGAAGCTCATCTATTTTTTTCCTGATCAacttaagatcctacatctttgtatgtgtgtgtttaaaaatatattataGTTTTATATCATAATTGGGGAAGTGTGTGTGCATTGTAAATTCTACCTGGCTCCAGCACCAGTCAGCTGGCCAGAGTTAAGCCTGCGTGCCATTCCTGCTCTCATTTCCTTCCTCTAGTTCTTAGAAGAGGCATTATTttgccctgacacacacacacacaccgcctctctccatatctcctctgCCCACACGTGCCTGAGGATTAGCTGAACTATTATCAGAGGCTTGGAAGGTATGCAAGCTACCTACTGTCTCTCCCCTCATACGCCAATCACTATAGAGAAACTGGGTCAGTGGAAAACTATTATCAGTAATgtgtaaaatacttaagtaaaaatactttaaagtgcttttgggtatttgtactttactttactatttatatatttttttacaacttttacttctactccactacattcctaaagaaaataatgtactttttacaccatatattttccctgacacccaaaagtactcgttatattttgaatgcttaacaggacaggaaaatggatcaattcacacacttatctaaagaacatccatggtcatccctactgcctctgacgtggcggactcactaaacaaaaatgcttcatttgtaaatgatatctgagtgttgCAGTGTGCCCTtgactatccgtaaatttaaaaaacaagaaaactgCTGTTTGGATTGCCTAATAGAagtaatttgaaattatttatacttttacttttacttttgatacttaagtatatttttgcaattacatttacttttgatacttaagtatatttaaaaccaaatacttttagacttttactcaagtagtattttactgagtggctcacttttactttagtcatgTTCTATTGAGgtatcttttacttttactcaagtatgacaattgggtactttttccatcacTGACTATTATAGGTGCTTACAGTTTGTCAAAAAAGTATCATAATAATATTAGGCCCAACCAAAATCATCTACCAGGCAGGTACTATCTTTAGATGGAAAGAATTCTCTAAATATTTTACACGTTTTACAACCTGTTGTAACCAGGTTGTCATGCCATCAGCGGAGGGATAGAACATAACATCAAGGTGAAGCTACATTTCCAGAAATGTTCACTTTACCTACCCATAAAAGTATCTGGTTGGAATGGTGAAATTAAGTAAAGTCAATCAAAATGGTCAAAACTAATGTTTTTACAAGAACAATTGTTCCCTGACTATGGAACGCCGTTTGGGTCTTTGCGTGTCAAGAAAGATACacgtcaaataacactatttgtctcttcaaataacactatttgacaCTTCAAATAACAATATGAAAATGATATGCAAATGTTGCCAATTAAGTGATaatggatatattggcacgggtgttgttaggcccgagacgaagcaGAATTTGTTCATaccatttcatccttccacaagatatagtcccgacacaaatctagggttactACCAaggccggctggtcgttcgttctatccgttcggttgccagagacgcgacccagtcgttcagtctttttgttctgtatctatggacccagtcgttcgttctaaatgttccattgccatactggctggcaacattcttatcccttgcttcagtggcggctcctgaaaaaattctcagggggggcaatttttctgatgatttaggtgacctacacacatttttaaaaagatatgtccagcaacaacatgaagacaggggcagcatataagtcaataccagaagcatttattgactgatctcaaaagtgttggcttacaaaagcaaaataagttatcacagtaaaaataatcaagggtgttctttcacattcctcaacactgcataaacaatatgcatttccataaacaaatgaaatatcagctgaaaatacagcatcttggtatttgttcagattgcaggatcaacaagagcttttaccacatttttttgcctcatggttgaattggaaatatgtgcacctgagcataattcacaacaagcaagcaggagcttttgatagaggctactgaaaacattgatgcaagttattggtaataataaatttttatagacttccatattctgccctcttgtatagatttgtgaaaatgaacagtgatagacattttgcctgaaaacagaatttgaaagtaatttctagaaaaggtaaacacagctatctgtatggctttgtaaaaatgaacaaccatattctggccaattgtatagatttgtaaatatgaacaaccatattctggccaattgtatagatttgtaaaaatgaacatgaacagattttttaatttttttgaatggcagtacctttcaaacatgtctgcttgcagtaaggtagcactcacaaggtggccagagaaagagaacctttctttggtgtgatccaggatggtgttgcagacctcttcagacagcctctgcttctcctcttctctcaaagctgttctgggtcttttggctcctgttgcttcttgcagctgctgttgagaggagtccctgaaggcaaacagaccaatgtgtttgttggctttgtacagtattgttgtctatgtgatgcacaggtatatgcaatgtatccatgtatagtacaaatacttcagttccacttaaaatgggcagggatgcataaagtctttagtgtttaagttagcctttgtgtctcacatagcctggatgttcagcacagtatacagtggtgctcataagcttatgatcccatgctaaagttgactaaaaagaggaataaaaagaaaagaaaattggtgtccttaaaggttggattttccaactttttttaattaagtcattaagatcaatttccaaaagatgattttttattttttattcctcttttagtcaactttagaatgtgttcatacacttatgagcaccactgtacatacacatagtatataaaataagatagattacaccactggccatatataatgagaataatgtaatttcaaacacaaatgcagtctcctttcatgcatacattttcaaataaagctctgctttgagaaagatcaaatgatattgtttaatcttaccttatgacctgcacactgcttgtgaagctgtcgagggcacgtttgataaagacagcatcgatgtccttcttctgtagcttctggtacagaatgtcgacgtggggcatgattttgtgaaaaagccgcaggaaaaaaataaaatcttcatcatgtagtatcctcacgtagccagatgcctctctcaccgtgggctggtcaaatgaacccaatgaacccgtccggatggcttcaaaacattctatgaggtcgtctcgattctcgtagacagtgttcacgactctgctgttgctaacctcatcgttgtgcggcggacagctagcctgtatccctcatccagttgagtggcaatattcactctccccaaagcagacaatctcaaacagctatccatgcgggtctttgacagctcatttttcttaatcttttctgaaagatggtgcatgtcggttacaccagtcgctgtccaagcggtgctgtctgtcgtgccgccttcagggtgaaagagtagtttcttagttacgttcatggttatgttacgttacgtatgacgacagcgtaagtgcaagccctcagaaacccatagagattgtattgaaagctctgatatttgaagaaaaaaatattttacattagaggctatgagagacttctgggcgattttcaacctgactgaaatcgccccaaaacgggcggggacatttgaagcacgactttagcctgattggacatttagtggcagatcagacgtctagattagaacactgaactactgttgccatgatataattgattagaaaaaaaatcccttccttttcccgtttggcagtgcgtcgcccatatcgccctaatgaacacaccgcccctgccttgcttgctagctagccaactacggctaatttacagtcacgtcaaatagtgcagccagaataacaacagtagctgcatttgcatttgtttaaggtGTTTTCTAGTTACATGTATTTGGATACGTcgataacaatgagctaatgggGCGCGATTTCGcgtggcatagaaaatgtgctcactcgtcaaggacactgttgttcagaggagctagccaacaacaaagCTAACActatcacttcaaactgaagcaggaaagactgcaaactagctgtacttcgtttgaccttttttcaattgacatttatttgtatatatccataaaaattatgccagctgattcatgatttcgactggctgagaaacgctgcctgcctgtctgtctcgtccagACTCCTGCCCCCttcacattcattactatgggacagctggagatagaatttgaatattgaaacaatgttgcaaatgtcggagagacagacagcaaggtttatacaaatctccgctgttgaaaatgaaatgttagtctaaaagaaatgtgagataatatcTAGATGTatcttttaaccaatcagcattcaggattagacccacctgttgtataattaagcaataaggcacgaagaggtgtggtatatggccaatataccacggctaagggctgttctttgaACGACGCAACgctgagtgcctggatacagcccttagccgtggtatattgaccatataccacaaacccctgaggtgccttattgctattataaactggttaccaacgtaattagagcagtacaaataaatactttgtcatacctgtggtataccacgggctcgaaccacccagtttataatgagaTTTGTAATCATGTAGTTCGAGCcgtgaatgctgattggcttatagcctctgtctcttgcgcaaaTGCACAAacctgtgctccgctggcctcACTAgtctagaatagcttgctggacattttttattttttatttcttataccaatagactattttgaagagggacgcaagctcttgtttgctgaatattaaatacagcagccaatagaactcaagggtagtttgaaagaagagcgaacgcgCGATGGCGGttggctatagcagttatttattcagacccataaccattcaatcttcatgaagagaagtgaaagccttctgcatgtaattctagtcctatattattcaaggatgtcattagaacgatgaagataaggacaacaaaacgTATTTCATTTAACTATTGAAagggaggaaggaatgaagcaaagagagagaaagaggacgtaggctaataacattaggggaaatatgaAAAGGTACACTATACACTATGAAAGgtacactatactgtatatacaaaagcatgtggacagcccttcaaattagtggattcggctatttcagccacacccgttgctgacaggtatatatatatatatatatatatatatatatataaatatatatatatatatatatatattattttgttgttgttgtcattttagcaggtatataaaattgagcacacatccatgcaatctccatagacaaacattggcagtagaatggtcttactgaagaggtggcaccatcataggatgccacctttccaacaagtcagttcagtaaaatttctgccctgctagatgtcctgcttaatataatgtttgtcatcatcgcaaatcaactaactacattatacttaaaaaacacttcaaccagtaaatttgctctttggctagcttttccTACAGCCTATATCAATGAGCGTTAGCTTAGCATTCTAGCTAtcaactgctgcatccaaaatagttattttgcaaagatcacaaccaaatataatcttaacgactgttcaagcaagaatcaaaacatccTTGTAAGCGTATGAGAACCCCCAAAAAGTTAtgttgtttagaagtaataaaaacgtTAATCTAGGTTATGTTGAATGGGCGCAGATGGCGATGGCTTTCTTACTGCAGACACGAGTCGCGCGCATATGTGGAAAACCTCTCTGGCTCCCCtaatctttacatttacatttacatttacatcatcatcttatccagagcgacttacaaattggttcattcaattatgatagccagtgggacaatcaccattttttttttttatgggagttgggggaagaaggattactttatactattccaggtattccttaaagaggtagggtttcaagtgtctccggaaggtggtcagtgactccgctgtcctggcgtcgtgggggagcttgttccaccattggggtgccagagcagcgaatagctttgactgggctgagcgggaactgtgcttccgtagaggtaggggagctcagtaggctcagtggtctaaggcactgcatcgcagtgctagctgtgccactagagatcctggttcgaatccaggctctgtcgtagctggctgcgaccgggagacccatggggcggcgcacaattggcccagctgtctagggtaggggagggaatggccggcaggggatgtagctcagttggtagagcatggtgtttgcaacgccagggttgtgggttcgattcccacggggggtgtgaaaaaaaaaaaaaatcaaataatgtatgtaagttgctctggataagagtgtctgctaaatgagtaaaatgtaaatgtctagcaggccagaggtggatgaaagtAGTGCCCtcttttgggtgtagggtctgatcagaatCGTATACGTTTTTGCAGCTCACTCTGACATCTCTCATTCTTCCGGTGCAGAGGTGTCTGGCTGTTGAACTCTCTCACTTCCCTGACCTTGGCCAACTGACCCCTGATTGGTTGCAATTACACCTTTTTGTTTGTCTGAATTTGCAGGTTTTACACACCAGCCAAGATTCTGGGAGTGTGCAATGGTTCTCTCTTGATTACCACCTGTAGACACATTTCCCCTGGACTCCTTTAGTGTGTGAGCGTCA
This genomic interval carries:
- the LOC123488999 gene encoding NUAK family SNF1-like kinase 1, producing LADFGLSNHFKKDNLLQTYCGSPLYASPEIVKGLPYHGPEVDCWAMGVLLYALVYGSMPFDGASYRVLTEQISQGRYSRPIPPSDACALIDWLLTVRVEERATVEDIAKHWWVNWGYEDSVCDCPSSPTRTALPAARPLHRLAEPGCHGNQLPEL